A part of Sebastes fasciatus isolate fSebFas1 chromosome 10, fSebFas1.pri, whole genome shotgun sequence genomic DNA contains:
- the LOC141774890 gene encoding alpha-1,3-mannosyl-glycoprotein 4-beta-N-acetylglucosaminyltransferase A isoform X2, which yields MRLYSFRAGCLLLFACVASVAWIKRVPSDGGSTGRPDLQTLYQRLVVAEELGGQVSRDLSSILVQLRNISKTANITHPTLNTTTSTTSTISTETTRLQTDNSGRQTFLLPNIYLYMPHLRQHPGSLLPRVVLGQGRRGVSMVLGIPTVKREKQSYLVSTINSLLYSLTPLQQQDLLIIVFVAETDSDYVGSIAETTRRNFPKEVQSGLLEVVSPSQYYYPDFTSLRESFGDSKERVKWRTKQNLDYSFLMLYAQDKGTYYVQLEDDIIAKTGYFKDMKNFAIREESKRWLFLEFSQLGFIGKMFRTRDLPMIAEFFLMFHRDKPIDWLLDHILWVKVCNPEKDAKHCNEQKALLKQRYKPSLFQHVGLHSSLPGKLQHLKDKDFGKQSLFKAHSNPAAELSSSMKHYQQHSLARAYTGEDFFWALTPIKDDYILFTFTQPIHIYREISG from the exons GTTCAACAGGACGGCCAGATCTGCAGACCCTGTACCAGCGTCTGGTGGTGGCTGAGGAGTTGGGAGGGCAGGTCAGCAGGGATCTCAGCAGCATCCTGGTACAGCTGAGGAACATATCCAAGACTGCCAACATCACCCATCCCACCCTtaacaccaccacctccaccacctccaccattTCCACAG AAACAACAAGGCTGCAGACAGACAACTCAGGCCGACAGACGTTCCTCCTGCCCAACATTTACCTCTACATGCCCCATCTCAGACAGCATCCAGGCAGCCTCCTGCCCAGAGTTGTCCTGGGACAGGGACGCCGTGGAG TGTCCATGGTGCTGGGCATCCCTACAGTGAAGCGTGAGAAGCAGAGCTACCTGGTCAGCACCATCAACTCTCTGCTCTACAGCCTGACGCCTCTGCAGCAGCAAGATCTCCTCATAATCGTCTTTGTTGCTGAG ACGGACTCAGACTATGTGGGCAGCATTGCAGAGACCACCAGGAGGAA ttttccCAAGGAGGTGCAGTCCGGACTGTTGGAGGTTGTCTCTCCTTCTCAGTATTACTACCCCGACTTCACCAGCCTCAGAGAGAGCTTTGGAGACTCCAAGGAGAGAGTCAA ATGGCGAACAAAGCAGAATCTGGACTACAGCTTCCTCATGCTCTATGCTCAGGACAAAGGAACCTATTATGTTCAG TTGGAGGATGATATTATAGCAAAGACAGGCTACTTCAAGGACATGAAGAACTTTGCCATCCGGGAAGAATCCAAACGGTGGCTCTTCCTGGAGTTCTCCCAGCTTGGATTTATAG GAAAGATGTTTCGAACCCGTGACCTCCCGATGATTGCAGAGTTCTTCCTGATGTTCCACAGAGACAAACCCATCGACTGGCTGCTGGATCACATTCTGTGGGTGAAGGTTTGCAACCCAGAGAAAGACGCA AAACACTGTAATGAACAGAAGGCCTTGCTCAAGCAGAGGTACAAGCCCTCCCTCTTCCAGCATGTCGGCCTCCACTCCTCTCTGCCGGGGAAGTTACAGCACCTGAAG gATAAGGATTTTGGGAAGCAGAGTCTGTTCAAGGCCCACAGTAACCCGGCTGCAGAGCTGAGCAGCAGCATGAAACATTACCAGCAGCACAGTCTGGCCCGGGCTTACACAGGAGAGGACTTTTTCTGGGCATTAACACCCATCAAGGATGACTACATCCTCTTCACCTTCACCCAGCCAATCCACATTTACAG ggagatatcgggatga